TCAGATTCTTGCTGCCCATCCAAATCTGTATCATCTTCCTGTGACTCACTTTCACCTGCATTAGCACTTTCTTTTGAAATAGTTGTTTTCGAGACTGTTGCAAGACTATGCTTCATCCATTTAGGACACTCATCTTCACCTCCATATAGTAACCGCTCACTTTTGTCCTTTACTGGAATTGGAATCTCAGCGGATTCTGAGGTTCTACACGAACACTCTGGAAGTGGGTGAGAAAGGAAGGAGGTTGGTTTAGACAGGCGGGATTGCCTTACAAGGCCTTCCTCGGTCAAGCTCCTGTTAAGATGTTCTTGCACTGCAATGGTCCAGTTGCGCCTTGGATGGTACAAATGATCACTGATGTTACTTAATAGGTCGATAAGAACTTTTCTGCCCAACAGAACATAAAAAGAAAATCAGAAAAGATTTATAGATCAAAGAATGACAGAATAGCCAAAAAATGTAACTGCTCTATGTCTAATTTCTCAACCTTGCTATAGTTTAAGCTGCAGATGCAGACAATGTAATTTAACTCTCTTATTTTCTCTTGTTATCTTTCACTTTGTCTTTGAGATTGAACTAGAAATTAAAAGAgatgaactataattgattcggCTGCCAATAGAAGATATAAACTAAAGATTAGCAGGTAAGTTTACCTGTCAGGTCGATAAGTTCTAACTGATGCCATCTCATACAGCCGGTGCCCCATCACTAAACTTGAAAATTCTGGCGAGCCAGTACCGTCATTATTAAAACCAGGAAAGAATGCATCTGCTTCTAGTGACACAATGTAATCGAGGGCATCCCAAAGTAGCCTGTGGGCCTGCGACCTCAGATCTGAAAGTGAAGGGTCTGGTTCTGTGTCTCTCTCAGTAATCCACCCATACCAACCTTCTTTTTCATGCTTATAAATAGGTCTATCTGGTGGTGGAGGAAGAGGTCGAGGCCGAGGACCAGCCTTTTTCCACTCTTCTTCAAGTTGTTTCTTACTTTTCCTTGGAGGGGGCTGGAATTCATCTGAAGGAAGAGAAGTTTCAGGGCCGATCAGGCTGGACAGCTCTTCCTTACTACACAAGGAAGTACGATCAGCTATGTTGGAGTACATGGCACGCAGAGGGATTAAAACCCGTTGTCCTCCAAATATTTCAGAACCTGACACGTATATTATTGTTTTAGGAGAATAGCTCATGGCACGAAGGAGAAGTCCCACCTGTAAAAGTTAAAAAAGTTTGAGTGGTTTGTAGCAGCTTTCGGAGAGTGAATCTTTTAATCAGACTGACATAGAAATATGTTTCAGCAGATTTTATGGTACtagatgtaaaaaaaaaaattgaatcaggAACTCATAAAAGGTTGCAAATGTCTTATAAATTTTCCAGGCATTTGCTTCGTTTACCTCTTCAGGCATGAGGGGGCATGAACCATTTGCTCTTTTCATATGTGAATCCACAACCAGATCATCTTTTAAAATCCCTTGATTAATCATCTGTGCTCTTCGGTACTGTATAAGTTCAGTATGAATATCCTAAACAAAATACGTAGGTAAAAGCTGGAGTCAGGAAAGGGTGAAAAGAAGACAAGCGACAGATGATGTTTTCAGATTCATACAGAACAAGCAGCGTCAAAAATATAGATGAACCAACTAATCTAACTTCCCTGATAGCATGTCCGAGATGATCAAAAACAAGGTATGACAAACACAATCTCTTCTTAACAAACAAGTACTGTATAGAAGGAAAACTAGAAGATAGAGGAAAGATAACAGTAAACAATAAAGATACCACAAGTACAACATCTATAAAGAAATACAAGactaacctgaaaaagttctgcaCAGCCATGATATGCTAAGGCATCTCGTGTAAGACCAGGATGAAAAGAAAGGAAAGGTTGGCCCCAAGCTCTTAACCTATTCATGAGAGAAGAACTGTTACGGACAAAACCCACAGTTCCACCAGGCAAAAGGGATTGCAAATACACATAACATAGGTGCTATAAATTGGGATAGAGTGCATGCTACCGCCAGTAAGAGTttctaaaaatcataaaacatacCTTTCCACCATCCGGTGCCCAAGTGCCTGTATTTCTGGCCGGAAATGAAGTGCATGAAAAGCTACTCCGCATCGCAGTCGCTGATACTCGCCCATGCTAGGTGGGAGGATAGACTGAAGAGAATAAACACACTATTAGGGAAAACTTCCACTTTTATTGTCCTTCAACTCAAAATACGTGATAGCTGAAGCTAAAACATCTCAAAAAGTGCCTGGGTATTATGTCTAGCT
The nucleotide sequence above comes from Papaver somniferum cultivar HN1 chromosome 8, ASM357369v1, whole genome shotgun sequence. Encoded proteins:
- the LOC113304548 gene encoding protein EMBRYO SAC DEVELOPMENT ARREST 30-like; translation: MIRSKIKWAALGGLILSLLSLLVHLLLANNSTSTAVLRRSNAWPGNTEAVTLIINRESPRFRRLWGNVKPLESLQPYANPRIKYPEPNEHNNGFIYAKIFGGFEKIRSSICDLVSISRLLNATLVLPEIQESTRSKGISSKFKSFSYLYDEDQFIAALAKDVIVVKSLPNNLKDARKSNKFPIFKPKSSATPNFYIKDVLPKLRNSKVVGLVLTDGGGLQSILPPSMGEYQRLRCGVAFHALHFRPEIQALGHRMVERLRAWGQPFLSFHPGLTRDALAYHGCAELFQDIHTELIQYRRAQMINQGILKDDLVVDSHMKRANGSCPLMPEEVGLLLRAMSYSPKTIIYVSGSEIFGGQRVLIPLRAMYSNIADRTSLCSKEELSSLIGPETSLPSDEFQPPPRKSKKQLEEEWKKAGPRPRPLPPPPDRPIYKHEKEGWYGWITERDTEPDPSLSDLRSQAHRLLWDALDYIVSLEADAFFPGFNNDGTGSPEFSSLVMGHRLYEMASVRTYRPDRKVLIDLLSNISDHLYHPRRNWTIAVQEHLNRSLTEEGLVRQSRLSKPTSFLSHPLPECSCRTSESAEIPIPVKDKSERLLYGGEDECPKWMKHSLATVSKTTISKESANAGESESQEDDTDLDGQQESDETGTDSSPPSTQDEEMDPDD